The Populus alba chromosome 6, ASM523922v2, whole genome shotgun sequence genomic interval TCAACGTCTTCTAGGCCGTCATTAGACACACATGTGATAAACGTATgatacttgtatttattttagagGTTGAGGTTGAGTTTGGGTATGGGacccactaaaaaaaatataaaaaacaagaaaaaaatagtttttatgattGAGTTTTGTGCATAATTAGATTGTACCCAACcacaacctcaaccacaaaagctaaaacaaacacactatAGTGCCACCTCGTACAATCAAGACTTCAATCAAGGTCTCATAaagacaaaaaaggaaaaatacatTACAGGGATTGGAATTCTATGAGTAAAGGAGACCtcctaatattatttattattgtgaaattcatcattcatatttttatttaaaaaataattatgtcattCAATTTACCAATTGAAAACATATTTGTAAGATATATTGTGTTTCAATCTAACTTGGAGGTTGATTTAGTAAAATTTAACTGGTCTAGTTGACTCGAGGAAActgatttcattttattttaaaaaaatctttgaaacaatattattttttagatgatttggtAAACCCAAGCTTTAGACCtaataagattttgaatttaaggTTAATAACTATGAAGATAAATACATGGACAAACTGGTATattcatgttaattaattatatttttttaattataaccaataattctaattttcttATCATAAACGCCCCTTCAAGAGGAATCAAATCGTGAGAAAAATAAGCTCATTCAATCTAGGGTTTATGTTCTGTTTGTGGACTGGAGGATCATATAATTGATTGAGGGACCCTAAAGCTTATATGTTGACAAATGAGTGGATAAATTATCTTATACTAAATGCAAGTCGGTGAGGTGCTCTGTCTCCGGTCCGATTTTGAAATCTCCGCCTATCAGACGCGAAAAGGTTCATTTGGAGCAAAGCTATAGaaagaaatcttttaaaataattgagaaatatttattttttattatttctttatgttTCACATCCcgagaaaaactataaaaaatactttaaaataattaagaattattattgttttttatgttttatataatttataaatataccttattttttaatttttttattaagcggGGTTTTGATCAATTTACCAAGTTACCCTTTAACTTAAGCCgatttctggaaaaaaaaaaaaaaaaaaaatcttatgaaTCCCTCACTCCAGTTTAAATTGCCTATAAAAGCTCTTGCTCAACTTTGAACTGGATCACCCCTCCAGCTGCATCTGGCAAATCACCTATTGCCGCCGCTAATAAACTCTCTTTCTTTAACAGCAGAACCAAACTTTGATTTTATCATCTTTTGCATATTAGGAGGAAATGGCAACTTCTTCAGTCCTTGGATCAAGTTTTCTTcctaataattttctttcttctcaacCCGCCTTTACCAGTCTCTCCAAGGTAGCTATAATTACTCTAAAAGAAATAGTTCTTTCTTCACACACATTCTGATTCTTGAAAGTATGAGAAAATGATGTATGATGCCCCATTTCTCTTCTCTTGTTCTTTTCAGTTCAATGGAGTAATACTGGCTTCCTCGGACAATAATACGAGGGATCAGTTGAACAGATACcgagaaacaaaacagagaaggTCCCTCAACTTCACTGGAAACAAGCCCTCCACTCCAGTTCTGGATACCATTAACTATCCAATTCACATGAAGAATCTTTCCGTTCAGGTGAGGAAATTAAATCATGTTGTCTTCATAGTTGTCTGGCTAGTGGCTTCACGTTAAGAAGTTGTTGATGTGACATTTTGTACATCACAGGTCATGTTTGAGAAATCTAGAAATTTTTGTTAGTTAAGGAAGTAATTAAAATGGTTTTGGGACGACACCTACACGAGTCAGTATCTCAAATGATGTTATGTTGATAAAACTGCAGGAACTTGATAATTTGGTTGATGAATTAAGAGAAGAGATAGTATACACAGTGTCAAAAACAGGAGGTCACCTAAGTTCAAGCTTAGGGGTGGCAGAGCTAACAGTGGCACTTCATCATGTATTCAACACTCCTGAAGACAAAATCATTTGGGACGTTGGTCATCAGGTGAGCTGTTTGGGATTTGCAGAACTACTAGagtttgacaaatataatttattcaatttttctgTTCTGTCAAAATCTCTGGTTTTATGTATTTGCAGACCTATCCACATAAGATTTTAACTGGCAGGAGATCGAGGATGCATACAATTCGTCAAACATTTGGCCTTGCAGGGTTCCCAAAGAGGGAGGAAAGTGAACATGATGCCTTTGGAGCTGGCCACAGTTCTACTAGTATTTCAGCTGCCTTGGGTAATTCtaattctttcttgtttttccatGTCACCGTGACAAGTGCTAATCCCTACGAGTATATCGGTGGTATACAAATCTAACAAATAGCAGTCGTGTAAACATACGAAAGTTATATAGTCCAGTTGAAGACACTGTGATCTATAGCTAGATTTGATTATGAACTTATTAGAATTCCAACCTTTTCAGGTATGGCTGTTGGTAGAGACTTGTTAGGGAAGGACAACCATGTAATTGCAGTTATTGGTGACGGTGCTATGACGGCAGGACAAGCATACGAGGCAATGAACAATGCAGGCTATCTTGATTCAAATCTCATCATCATCTTGAATGACAACAGGCAAGTTTCTTTGCCAACTGCTACAGTGGATGGCCCTGCACCTCCTGTTGGCGCTCTGAGCAGAGCCTTGACAAGGTTGCATTCAAGTAGAAAGTTTCGCCAATTACGCGAAGCTGCAAAGGTTAGTTTTGGACTCTTCTATCAAGTTCAAGCTTAATACCACATCAAAATAAATGCAAAATTCATATCGTGGTCTGATTACTGTTTCTTGGATGAAAAGGATCTTTTAGCTCAAGTGTAATCCCAACAATTCTTCGATTCAGTAGTTTCCCGAATTTGTGGGCTCGATCGAAATTACTTTATCTGCTCTCAATAAATCAACAGGGTATCACGAAACAAATCGGGGGGCAAACACAGGAAATTGCAGCTAAAGTGGATTCCTACATGAGAGGAATGACAGGAGCATCTGGCGCATGCTTGTTTGAAGAGCTAGGACTATATTATATTGGTCCAGTTGATGGCCATAATGTGGAAGACCTTGTTGATGTACTAAAGAAGGTCAAGGCGATGCCAGCACCAGGACCTGTTCTTATTCATGTTATCACCGAGAAAGGAAAAGGTTACACTCCGGCTGAAGTAGCAGCTGATAAGATGCATGGTACAACTTACCGTTccttaaaatgataataataataataataataaaatctctATAGTTGTCTGTGAAGTCATTCCTTTCCAATTAACCTAACAAGTCTTGTTTTCAATAGGTGTTGTGAAATTTGATACCAAGACAGGGAAGCAATTGAAGTCGAAATCAAATACTCTATCGTACACTCAGTACTTTGCAGAGTCTTTGATAGCTGAAGCAgagaaagatgataaaattgtaGCCATCCATGCTGCTATGGGAGGAGGAACAGGACTTAATCTTTTCCAAAAGAGATTCCCATACAGATGTTTCGATGTTGGTATAGCAGAACAACATGCTGTGACCTTCGCTGCTGGTCTGGCAGCTGAAGGACTTAAGCCTTTCTGTGCCATCTACTCTTCTTTCCTGCAAAGGGGTTATGATCAGGtgaataaaattactaatacaCGCAAGTATTTTTTATCTACTTTGTCTTCATAGAAGGTCCCTGAAGGAGTAACTCAAGAACCCATTGAATTTTCTCCGTTGCTCCATTAAATATCTGTATTTCTGTGTAGAAGTAATTTTTATAGAGAGAGAGCTTCCACGAAAATTTCATATTTTCACAATatgatatcttttaatttgCCAGTGACacttataaaattatgttaacaGATGCCTATTTCATTTTGGGGCATTTTCTGGTGCACATCTTTAATTAAAGGTTTCCTGGTGCTGGTGGTGATGCAGGTAGTTCATGATGTAGACCTTCAAAAACTTCCAGTAAGATTTGCATTAGACAGGGCTGGCCTTGTGGGTGCAGATGGTCCAACCCACTGCGGTGCCTTTGACACAACTTTCATGGCTAGTTTACCTAATATGGTGGTCATGGCACCTTCGGATGAGACTGAACTAATGGACATGGTGGCCACGGCTGCAGCCATTGATGACAGGCCTAGTTGCGTTCGATACCCCAGAGGAAATGGCATTGGTTCCATTATTCCACCAAACAACAAAGGAACTCCTCTAGAGGTATCTAAGCACAAAATCAGTTACCCATTTCTTTGCTTTTACGCATACTACTTGCATAGTTTGCTAAACAAGAACCTGGTTTATAGGTTGGCAAGGGAAGAGTGCTCAGAGAGGGAAGCAGGGTGGCTATTTTGGGTTATGGAACCGTAGTTCAAAGTTGTATGCAAGCAGCAAAGCTTCTTGAAGAGACGGGCATCTCAGCAACAGTGGCTGATGCAAGATTCTGCAAGCCTCTTGATGGAGAGTTGATCAGACAGCTAGCTCAAGAGCATGAGGCCCTCATCACGGTCGAGGAAGGATCAATCGGAGGATTCAGCTCTCATGTTTCTCATTTCTTAAGCCTGAATGGACTATTAGATGGAAATATCAAAGTAATTCTTACAACCTGACCTTATTCTCACTTACCCTCTCTCATTTTTTTCCATTATGTTGGATCATTATTCGATTTCCTCAACATTCAATTGCTTATAAATTGTTATCTTCCTTTTTAAATGTCTGTGCAGTGGAGGCCCATGATGCTCCCAGACAGATATATTGACCATGGATCTCAAACAGACCAAATTGAAGAGGCAGGACTCAGTCCAAAGCATATTGCATCAACTGCCATGTCACTAGTAGGAGGGTATACGAACAGCCTTCACTTTTTCCACTCATAGATGGGCCagtcaccccccccccccaaaaaaaaaaaaaaatctgtatgATACATGCCTATAAAATAACTATTGGTCCCCTAGCCCAGGGATTGATGGCCTCTGTTGACCATGTAGGCAGGTGTAGTTAATATGGTATACATACCACCAGGTCTCCAGAgagaaaaacaacattaaaaggGGGGAGATGGGAGGATAAGCAAGCTTTATTCATTATGTATATTTATTGTGTAAGAGAGAGCCATCGTTTTGTGGTGCCTGATGTATACAACTCTGTGCCTGAACATCTTCAATTGTTCTTGATTTGTTTCAGGacattagtaattaaaaaaaattcatctacaGAACTAATGTTTTTGTTGGGatgttttatctttcaacagACGACAAGTTCACGAAACTGTATCTAATATTGTTCCATATTTTTCATGGAATTTAgggtaaattataataattaaaaacatcatttaaaaagtttgaggatttgACTAAAAACTTCTACACatttaataaaacattacaaaatcTCCTTTGATACAAAGAAAGCTcattaactataattaaaaggTTCAGTATTAGCAGGAATTACTATggactataaatatttttattgtggaTTGCACTATAGCAAGAGTTATTATAGACTATGAGTGTTTTCATTGTGAACTACATTATTTGGGTTTGTTCTTTACTAAAAGCATTGTGAATTGGGAAGGCATAATGATAGGGTTGTCCTTGCCACAAAAAGTTGCAAAAACTATAGGGAGGTGGGGTTGTCTTTTTGGTTGGGGAGAAAATAGTCAGTTTTTTAGTGGGGCTTGACGACCCAGGTTGCGGACACCTGGCACTTGGCTTCAAACCAGGATGCTAGGGCTAGACCCGTGTGCCTGGTAGCAGCACAGGAAACAATGGTGGATTGCACTGTTTTGAATCATTGTAGGCTATGATTGCTTTCACTGTGGATTATATTGTTTAGGTTTACCATCTGCTGGACTCTTTCAA includes:
- the LOC118057927 gene encoding probable 1-deoxy-D-xylulose-5-phosphate synthase 2, chloroplastic, yielding MATSSVLGSSFLPNNFLSSQPAFTSLSKFNGVILASSDNNTRDQLNRYRETKQRRSLNFTGNKPSTPVLDTINYPIHMKNLSVQELDNLVDELREEIVYTVSKTGGHLSSSLGVAELTVALHHVFNTPEDKIIWDVGHQTYPHKILTGRRSRMHTIRQTFGLAGFPKREESEHDAFGAGHSSTSISAALGMAVGRDLLGKDNHVIAVIGDGAMTAGQAYEAMNNAGYLDSNLIIILNDNRQVSLPTATVDGPAPPVGALSRALTRLHSSRKFRQLREAAKGITKQIGGQTQEIAAKVDSYMRGMTGASGACLFEELGLYYIGPVDGHNVEDLVDVLKKVKAMPAPGPVLIHVITEKGKGYTPAEVAADKMHGVVKFDTKTGKQLKSKSNTLSYTQYFAESLIAEAEKDDKIVAIHAAMGGGTGLNLFQKRFPYRCFDVGIAEQHAVTFAAGLAAEGLKPFCAIYSSFLQRGYDQVVHDVDLQKLPVRFALDRAGLVGADGPTHCGAFDTTFMASLPNMVVMAPSDETELMDMVATAAAIDDRPSCVRYPRGNGIGSIIPPNNKGTPLEVGKGRVLREGSRVAILGYGTVVQSCMQAAKLLEETGISATVADARFCKPLDGELIRQLAQEHEALITVEEGSIGGFSSHVSHFLSLNGLLDGNIKWRPMMLPDRYIDHGSQTDQIEEAGLSPKHIASTAMSLVGGYTNSLHFFHS